A single genomic interval of Pyrus communis chromosome 5, drPyrComm1.1, whole genome shotgun sequence harbors:
- the LOC137733553 gene encoding calcium-transporting ATPase, endoplasmic reticulum-type, producing the protein MEEKPFPAWSWSIEQCLKELHVKLDKGLSTYEVEKRRERHGWNELAKEKGKPLWRLVLEQFDDTLVKILLVAAFISFVLAFMGGGESGDSGVEAYVEPFVIVLILVLNAIVGVWQESNAEKALEALKQMQSESAKVLRDGYLVPDLPARELVPGDIVELRVGDKVPADMRVVVLKTSTLRVEQSSLTGEAMPVLKNTDPISMDDCDLQAKENMVFSGTTVVNGSCLCVVISTGMNTEIGKIQKQIHEASLEEDDTPLKKKLDEFGSRFTTAIGFVCLIVWVMNYKNFLSWDLVDGWPTNVRFSFERCTYYFKIAVALAVAAIPEGLPAVITTCLALGTRKMAQKNAIVRKLPSVETLGCTTVICSDKTGTLTTNQMSVTEFFTLGGKTTASRTIRVEGTTYDPKDGGIVDWSCFNMDVNMQAMAEICAVCNDAGIYFDGQLFRSTGLPTEAALKVLVEKMGVPDAKARNKIRDMQLAASYVIDSTAAKLGCCEWWTKRSKRVATLEFDRVRKSMSVIVREPTGRNRLLVKGAVESLLERTFHVQLADGSLVPIDETCKQLLLSRLQEMSSKGLRCLGFAYKEELGEFSDYSSASHPAHKKLFDPACYSSIESDLIFVGIVGLRDPPRDEVGKAIEDCREAGIKVMVITGDNKSTAEAICQEIRLFSKDEDLKGRSFTGKDFMVLPKSQQMEVLSKPGGKVFSRAEPRHKQEIVRMLKEMGEIVAMTGDGVNDAPALKLADIGIAMGITGTEVAKEASDMVLADDNFSTIVSAVAEGRAIYTNMKAFIRYMISSNVGEVISIFLTAALGIPECMIPVQLLWVNLVTDGPPATALGFNPADIHIMKKPPRKSNDPLMSSWVLFRYLVIGSYVGIATVGIFVLWYTQASFMGIALVSDGHTLVDVSQLRNWGDCPSWSNFTVAPFTVSGGRTITFSDPCDYFTVGKVKAMTLSLSVLVAIEMFNSLNALSEDISLVKMPPWRNPWLLVAMSVSFGLHCLILYIPFLADVFGVVPLSLNEWLLVILISTPVILIDEVLKLVGRRRRWRAKKEKTA; encoded by the exons ATGGAAGAAAAGCCGTTCCCGGCATGGTCATGGTCAATTGAGCAGTGCTTGAAGGAGTTACATGTGAAGCTAGATAAGGGTCTGAGCACTTATGAGGTTGAGAAGCGGCGCGAAAGGCATGGCTGGAATGAGCTTGCCAAAGAGAAGGGGAAGCCGTTATGGCGGCTTGTACTCGAGCAGTTCGACGACACATTAGTGAAAATACTTCTGGTTGCAGCCTTCATATCTTTTGTTTTGGCTTTCATGGGTGGAGGTGAGTCAGGGGACTCCGGGGTTGAAGCCTATGTGGAACCGTTTGTGATAGTTTTGATTCTAGTCCTCAATGCCATTGTTGGAGTTTGGCAAGAGAGTAATGCTGAAAAAGCGCTCGAAGCGCTTAAGCAGATGCAGAGTGAGTCCGCTAAGGTTTTGAGAGACGGGTATTTGGTGCCGGATTTACCTGCAAGGGAACTTGTTCCGGGTGACATTGTTGAGTTGCGCGTTGGAGACAAAGTCCCTGCTGATATGAGAGTGGTGGTTTTAAAGACTTCGACTTTGAGAGTTGAGCAGAGTTCATTGACTGGAGAGGCCATGCCGGTGTTGAAAAACACTGATCCGATATCCATGGATGACTGTGACTTGCAGGCTAAAGAGAATATGGTTTTTTCGGGCACAACAGTCGTCAATGGAAGCTGTCTTTGTGTTGTGATTAGCACTGGCATGAATACTGAGATTGGGAAAATCCAGAAGCAAATACATGAGGCTTCCTTGGAAGAAGATGACACCCCTTTGAAGAAGAAGCTGGATGAATTTGGAAGCCGGTTCACGACTGCAATTGGGTTTGTTTGCCTCATTGTTTGGGTTATGAACTACAAAAACTTCCTATCTTGGGATCTCGTCGATGGATGGCCAACGAATGTTAGGTTTTCGTTCGAGAGATGCACGTACTATTTCAAGATAGCTGTTGCACTTGCTGTGGCTGCAATCCCAGAAGGTCTTCCTGCTGTTATCACAACTTGCTTAGCTCTTGGGACAAGGAAAATGGCACAAAAGAATGCGATTGTGAGGAAGCTTCCGAGCGTAGAAACCTTAGGATGCACAACCGTGATTTGTTCGGACAAAACGGGGACTTTGACAACAAACCAGATGTCTGTGACAGAGTTCTTCACTTTGGGTGGAAAAACCACTGCTTCTCGAACAATTCGTGTTGAAGGCACAACTTATGATCCCAAGGATGGCGGAATTGTTGATTGGAGTTGCTTTAACATGGATGTTAACATGCAGGCCATGGCAGAAATATGTGCTGTTTGCAATGATGCTGGCATTTATTTTGATGGCCAGCTCTTCAGGTCTACAGGTTTGCCTACTGAGGCAGCTCTCAAGGTTTTGGTCGAAAAGATGGGAGTTCCAGACGCCAAAGCGAGGAACAAAATTCGTGACATGCAGCTCGCTGCAAGCTACGTAATCGACAGCACGGCAGCGAAATTAG GGTGTTGCGAGTGGTGGACAAAAAGATCGAAAAGGGTTGCCACGCTAGAATTTGATCGTGTCCGAAAGTCTATGAGTGTTATTGTCCGGGAGCCAACTGGGCGTAATCGACTTCTTGTCAAG GGTGCCGTTGAGAGCTTACTGGAGCGCACTTTCCATGTGCAACTTGCTGATGGATCCCTCGTTCCAATCGACGAAACCTGTAAACAGCTATTGCTCTCGAGACTCCAAGAGATGAGCTCGAAGGGATTGCGGTGCTTGGGATTTGCATACAAGGAGGAGTTGGGAGAGTTCTCAGATTATTCTTCCGCAAGTCATCCTGCTCACAAGAAGTTGTTTGATCCGGCCTGCTACTCCTCCATCGAAAGTGACTTAATTTTTGTAGGCATTGTTGGGTTAAGA GACCCTCCTCGCGATGAAGTTGGCAAAGCGATCGAAGATTGTAGAGAAGCTGGAATTAAAGTTATGGTGATAACTGGAGATAATAAGTCCACGGCTGAGGCAATCTGTCAAGAAATCAGATTGTTCTCTAAAGACGAGGATCTGAAAGGGAGAAGCTTTACAGGAAAAGATTTCATGGTTCTTCCGAAATCACAACAAATGGAAGTTTTATCGAAACCAGGAGGGAAGGTTTTCTCTCGTGCCGAGCCTAGGCATAAGCAAGAAATAGTAAGGATGCTGAAAGAGATGGGGGAGATTGTTGCAATGACCGGAGATGGAGTGAACGATGCACCAGCACTCAAACTCGCTGACATTGGAATCGCCATGGGAATTACGGGGACTGAG GTGGCGAAAGAAGCTTCGGATATGGTTTTGGCAGATGATAATTTCAGTACTATTGTTTCCGCTGTTGCAGAAGGCCGGGCCATTTACACTAATATGAAAGCTTTCATCAG GTACATGATATCTTCAAACGTCGGAGAAGTTATATCCATATTCTTGACCGCTGCGTTGGGAATACCAGAATGTATGATACCTGTGCAGCTTCTGTGGGTAAATCTGGTTACCGATGGACCGCCAGCAACAGCTCTCGGTTTTAACCCAGCTGACATTCATATTatgaagaaaccacctcggaAAAGCAATGATCCTCTTATGAGTTCTTGGGTTCTCTTCCGTTACTTG GTAATTGGTTCCTACGTAGGCATCGCAACCGTTGGCATCTTTGTCTTGTGGTATACTCAGGCTTCCTTCATGGGCATCGCTCTTGTGAGTGACGGACACACACTCGTTGACGTGTCTCAACTTCGCAACTGGGGCGACTGCCCCTCATGGTCAAACTTCACAGTGGCTCCATTCACGGTTAGTGGGGGTCGGACAATCACTTTTTCCGACCCCTGTGACTATTTTACTGTTGGGAAAGTGAAGGCAATGACTCTGTCCCTCTCTGTACTGGTGGCCATTGAGATGTTCAATTCCCTCAATGCTCTCTCTGAAGACATCAGCTTGGTGAAAATGCCACCTTGGAGGAACCCTTGGCTTCTGGTTGCCATGTCGGTCTCATTTGGGCTTCACTGCCTCATTCTCTACATCCCGTTTCTGGCAGATGTCTTCGGTGTTGTTCCGTTGAGCCTGAATGAGTGGCTTCTCGTAATTTTGATCTCCACGCCAGTGATACTTATCGACGAGGTTCTTAAATTAgtaggaaggaggaggaggtggagagCAAAGAAGGAGAAGACAGCATAA
- the LOC137733554 gene encoding U-box domain-containing protein 44-like translates to MLAVDSVSSVASAPASEIISQTVEAIFEIAAAAGDVLVKKDTFKEVSTYVERIVPILRELNKKSILHSESLNNVMVILNREIRAAKQLTLDCGKRNKVYLLIHCRTIVKRLEDTMKEISRALGLLPLTSLDLSSGIVEEIEKLCDNMQRAEFRAAIAEEEILNKIESGIQERNVDRSYANNLLGLIAEAIGISTERSVLKKELEDFRSEIENARLRKDQAEAIQMEQIIALLERADATSSSKEKEMKYMMKRKSLGFQLLEPLQSFYCPITRDVMVDPVETSSGQTFERSAIEKWFADGNKLCPLTMTSLDTSILRPNKTLRQSIEEWKDRNSIITIGSLKSKLQSEEEEEVLHCLGDLLDLCKQRELHKEWVILENYIPILIQLLGVKNPEIRNNALVILCILVKDSDDAKERIAKVDNGIESIVRSLGRRVEERKLAVALLLELSKNNLIRECIGKVQGCILLLVTMSNSDDNWAARDARELLENLSFSNENVVQMAKANYFKHLLQRLTTGPEDVKMIMASNLAEMELTDHNKESLVQGGVMGPLLYMVAHGDIPIKMVAVRALRNLSSLPKNGLQMIREGAERPLLDLLFNLSSSLSSLREYIAATIMQLSISMASQESNQTPISFLESDEDIIKLFSLISVMGPNVQQSIIRTFHALCQSPSTTSIKTKLIQSSAVQVLVQLCEHDDLNLRASAVKLFSCLVEGSSEVTTILEHVNQKCIETIIKIIKTSDDEEEVAYAMGIISNLPENTEITQWLMDAGALPVILSFLQNSKENGPHRNQLTENAVGAICRFTAPTNLEWQKSAAEAGIIPLFVHLLESGTSLTKERAAISLSRFSKSSPRLSRSLPNRKGFCCFSAPPETGCPVHGGICGIVPSFCLVEAGAVGPLVRILGEPDPGACEASLDALLTLIEGERLQMGSKVLTDANAIPPIIKFLVHPNPSLQEKALYALERMFRLLEFKQKFGGSAQMPLVDLTQRGSGSVKSMAARILAHLNVLHDQSSYF, encoded by the exons ATGTTGGCAGTAGACTCAGTTTCCAGTGTTGCGTCTGCTCCGGCTTCAGAAATAATTTCTCAAACAGTAGAGGCCATTTTCGAAATTGCAGCTGCTGCTGGGGATGTCCTTGTTAAGAAGGATACATTTAAAGAGGTTTCAACTTATGTGGAAAGGATAGTCCCCATCTTAAGGGAGTTGAACAAGAAATCTATTCTTCATTCTGAGAGCTTAAACAATGTTATGGTGATTCTTAACCGAGAAATCAGAGCCGCAAAGCAACTGACCCTTGACTGCGGGAAGAGAAACAAAGTGTATCTCTTAATCCATTGCCGAACAATAGTTAAGCGCCTAGAAGATACTATGAAAGAGATCAGTCGGGCTTTAGGTCTTCTTCCCCTGACTTCTCTAGATCTTTCATCTGGCATAGTTGAAGAAATTGAAAAGCTTTGTGATAATATGCAGCGAGCTGAGTTCAGGGCAGCAATAGCAGAAGAAGAGATTTTGAACAAGATCGAGTCTGGAATCCAGGAGAGAAACGTTGATCGTTCTTATGCAAATAATTTGCTGGGTCTTATAGCAGAGGCAATCGGAATCTCAACTGAGAGGTCAGTGTTAAAGAAGGAATTAGAAGACTTCAGGAGTGAGATAGAAAATGCTCGGCTGAGGAAAGACCAGGCTGAAGCTATACAAATGGAGCAAATAATTGCTTTATTAGAAAGAGCTGATGCAACTTCATCTTCTaaggagaaagaaatgaaatataTGATGAAGCGGAAATCTTTGGGGTTTCAACTATTGGAACCGCTTCAGTCATTTTATTGTCCAATCACCAGGGACGTTATGGTGGACCCTGTGGAAACTTCTTCTGGACAGACATTTGAGAGAAGTGCTATAGAAAAGTGGTTTGCTGATGGGAACAAATTGTGCCCCCTGACCATGACTTCTTTGGACACGTCAATTTTGCGGCCCAATAAAACTCTTCGGCAATCCATAGAAGAATGGAAGGACAGAAATTCGATTATTACGATTGGTTCCTTGAAATCAAAACTCcaatctgaagaagaagaagaagtgctTCATTGCCTGGGTGATTTACTAGATCTCTGTAAACAAAGAGAATTGCATAAGGAATGGGTCATACTAGAGAACTACATACCGATTCTCATTCAACTTCTTGGTGTTAAAAATCCCGAGATAAGGAACAATGCTCTTGTCATCCTTTGCATTTTGGTGAAGGATAGTGATGATGCGAAG GAAAGAATCGCCAAAGTTGATAACGGTATTGAATCTATTGTTCGTTCACTTGGGCGCCGTGTTGAGGAAAGGAAGTTAGCAGTTGCATTACTTTTGGAGTtatcaaaaaataatttgataagAGAATGTATTGGGAAGGTTCAAGGTTGCATACTCTTATTAGTTACCATGTCCAACAGTGACGATAATTGGGCTGCCAGAGATGCACGAGAGCTACTGGAGAATCTGTCATTCTCCAATGAGAATGTTGTACAGATGGCGAAGGCAAACTATTTTAAACATTTGCTGCAGCGTCTCACTACAG GACCGGAAGATGTAAAAATGATTATGGCATCAAATTTGGCGGAGATGGAATTGACCGACCACAATAAAGAATCTTTGGTTCAAGGAGGAGTAATGGGTCCGCTTCTTTACATGGTCGCACATGGTGACATTCCAATTAAAATGGTGGCTGTTAGAGCTCTTAGAAACCTCTCAAGCTTGCCTAAAAATGGTCTACAGATGATTCGAGAAGGTGCTGAACGCCCATTACTTGACCTTCTTTTCAATCTTAGTTCGTCATTGTCAAGTTTGCGTGAATACATAGCAGCCACAATTATGCAACTCTCCATTTCAATGGCGTCTCAAGAATCCAACCAGACACCCATTTCATTTTTGGAATCAGATGAAGATATTATCAAGCTTTTCTCTTTGATTAGCGTGATGGGGCCCAATGTACAGCAAAGCATCATTCGGACCTTCCACGCCTTATGTCAATCCCCCTCCACTACAAGTATCAAGACCAAGTTGATACAG TCCTCAGCTGTACAGGTATTGGTTCAGTTGTGCGAGCATGATGACCTAAACCTACGAGCAAGTGCTGTAAAGCTGTTCTCTTGCTTAGTAGAAGGCAGCAGTGAAGTCACCACCATCCTGGAGCATGTGAATCAGAAGTGCATTGAGACTATAATCAAGATCATCAAAACTTCTGATGATGAAGAGGAGGTCGCTTATGCAATGGGCATTATCTCTAACCTTCCTGAAAACACCGAGATCACACAGTGGCTTATGGATGCTGGGGCACTACCTGTCATACTCAGTTTTCTCCAGAATAGCAAGGAGAATGGTCCCCATAGAAATCAGTTGACAGAGAATGCTGTTGGAGCCATTTGTCGGTTCACTGCTCCAACAAACTTGGAATGGCAAAAGAGTGCAGCTGAAGCTGGTATTATACCGTTGTTCGTACATTTGCTGGAGTCTGGAACTTCATTGACAAAGGAACGTGCAGCCATATCTCTTTCTCGATTTTCAAAGAGTTCACCACGTTTGAGCCGGTCTTTACCTAACCGCAAAGGATTCTGCTGCTTCTCGGCCCCACCAGAAACTGGATGCCCTGTTCATGGAGGAATCTGTGGCATTGTTCCATCATTTTGCCTTGTGGAGGCTGGTGCAGTGGGGCCACTGGTTAGGATTCTTGGGGAACCTGATCCCGGAGCTTGTGAGGCTTCTTTAGATGCACTATTAACTTTAATCGAAGGTGAGAGACTGCAGATGGGTAGTAAGGTGCTTACAGATGCAAATGCCATCCCACCTATAATAAAATTTCTTGTTCACCCAAACCCTAGTTTGCAAGAGAAGGCCTTATATGCTCTAGAAAGAATGTTCCGGTTGCTGGAGTTTAAACAGAAGTTTGGAGGCTCAGCTCAGATGCCTTTAGTCGACTTAACTCAGCGTGGAAGTGGTAGTGTGAAATCTATGGCAGCCAGAATACTTGCTCACCTGAACGTGCTTCACGATCAGTCTTCTTATTTCTGA